The genomic interval AGTCACAGAAAAACATAGTATTGAATATTATAAActcagtgtgtaggtgtaaaGGATCTGTTTAATttaagtaataagtaataagtaataagtGGTAATAAGTTTAACTCGATCATGTTTCAGTGAATAGAAGAATCACTATAGAGGTGAAAATGTGAACGGATGTTTTCAGAAGTACGCCGGAGAAGTGATCCACTTATTAACTTCATTAACCTAACTTGTTTCGAGCACCCTAACTGGTTTCCATTAACCCATCTCATTTTCATTAATCTAACTGGTTTCCATTTCACTAACTCGTTTTCATTACCCTAACTTGTTAACTTCTTTAATCTAACTCGTTTTCATTAACCTAACTCGTTAACTTCATTAAGCTAActggtttccattaacctaactggTTTACTTCATTAACCTAActggtttccattaacctaactggTTTACTTCATTAATCTAACTTgtttccattaacctaactCATTTACTTCATTAATCTAACCAgtttccattaacctaactCGTTTACTTCATTAATCTAACTAAtttccattaacctaactggTTTACTTCATTAATCTAACTGGTCTCCATTAACCTAACTTGTTTACTTCATTAATCTAACTTGGTTCCATTAACTTAACCGGGTTCCATTAACCTAACTCGTTTACTTCATTAATTTAACTCTTTTCCATGAACCTAACTCGTTTACTTCATTAACCTAACTGGTTTGCTTCATTAATCTAACTCATTTCCATTACCCTAActggtttccattaacctaactggTTTACTTTATTAATCTAActggtttccattaacctaactggTTTACTTCAATAATCTAActggtttccattaacctaactggtttccattaacctaactggTTTGCTTTATTAATCTAACTCGTTTCAATTACCCTAATtggtttccattaacctaactggTTTACTTCATTAATCTAACTCATTTGCATTAACCTAACTCGTTTACTTCATTAATCTAACTAATTTCCATTAACCTAACTTGTTTACTTCATTAATCTAACTTGGTTCCGTTAACTTAACTGGGTTCCATTAGCCTAACTCATTTACTTCATTAATTTAACTCGTTTCCATGAACCTAACTCGTTTCCATGAACGTAACTCGTTTACTTCATTAACCTAACTGGTTTCCATTACCCTAACTGGTTTACTTCATTAATCTAACTCGTTTCCATTAATCTAACTCGTTTCCATTAGCCTAACTTGTTCACTTCATTAATCTAACTTGTTTCCATTAATTTAActggtttccattaacctaactCGTTAACTTCATTAACCTAActggtttccattaacctaactCGTTAACTTCATTAACCTAActggtttccattaacctaactggTTTACTTCATTAATCTAActggtttccattaacctaactggTTTACTTCAATAATCTAActggtttccattaacctaactggtttccattaacctaactggTTTACTTCAATAATCTAActggtttccattaacctaactggtttacttcattaatttaactggtttccattaacctaactggtttacttcattaatttaactggtttccattaacctaactggtttccattaacctaactggTTTACTTCATTAATTTAACTCgtttccattaacctaactTGTTTCCATTTCCCTAACTGTTTTTCAGTACCATACctggtttccattaacctaactCGTTAACTTCATTAAGATAActggtttccattaacctaactggtttccattaacctaactggTTTACTTCATTAATCTAACTCGGTTCCATTAACCTAACTTGTTTGCTTCATTAATCTAACTGGTTTCCATTACCCTAActggtttccattaacctaactCGTTTACTTCATTACTCTAActggtttccattaacctaactggtttccattaacctaactggTTTACTTCAATAATCTAActggtttccattaacctaactggTTTACTTCATTAATCTAACTCGTTTCGATTAACCTAACTCGTTTACTTCATTACTCTAActggtttccattaacctaactggtttccattaatctaactggtttccattaacctaactCGTTTACTTCATTATCTAActggtttccattaacctaactgATTTACTTCATTAATCTAACTCATTTCTATTAATCTAActggtttccattaacctaactCGTTTACTTCATTAATCTAACTCATTTCTATTAATCTAActggtttccattaacctaactggtttccattaacctaactggtttccattaacctaactggTTTACTTCATTCATTTAACTCGTTTCCATGAACCTAACTCGTTTACTTCATTAACCTAActggtttccattaacctaactggTTTGCTTCATTAATCTAACTCGTTTCGATTAACCTAACTCGTTTATTTCATTAATCTAActggtttccattaacctaactAGTTTACTTCATTAACCTAACTCgtttccattaacctaactggTTTACTTCATTAATCTAACTTATTTCCATTAACCTAAGTCGTTTACTTCATTAATCTAACTTGTTTCCATTAACTTAACTGGGttccattaacctaactggTTTACATCATTACCCTAACTCgtttccattaacctaactgCTTTACATCATTACCCTAACTCgtttccattaacctaactgCTTTACATCATTACCCTAACTCgtttccattaacctaactgCTTTACATCATTACCCTAACTCgtttccattaacctaactgCTTTACATCATTACCCTAACTTGTTCTTCTCTCGCCCTcgtttgtttacatttggtcGTTTCCGCTCTGCCGCAAAGCCCTGTGGGTCGCTCGCCTCCGCTGTCGCTGGGCATTGTGGGGCGTCATTGGTCCTCCAGCCTCCCACCCGTCCAGCGTAAAGATGGCTGCCTCGGCGGCGGCGGCGCGCTCCGCGCCCGGGTTGTGCCCAGCCTTCGCCGTCGTCTGCTCCTTTCTGGAGCGCTACGGCGCCCTGCTGGACCTGCCGGAGCTCTCCATCCCGCAGCTGGAGCGCTATCTCCAGGAGACGGCGGCAGGTGTGGCACTTTGTCGCCCGGAGCTGCGCGGTTGGAGGGGAAGGTTTTGCACCTCCGCCGCGTCCGCTGCCCGTCGTGTTATTGTGTGGTTTGGGACGTCGTTGCTCGCTCGAATACCCCGCTTGCTGTCCGTGTGGGTCGCTCGCAACGACTAAAACTTTGTGCTCTCGTAGTTTTCGACGGTTTCTAACTTTCCGCGGCGTCGCACGTCGTCTTTTTTGTGCGCTTTGTGCCGGAGGGCTGATGCCCGTGCCGTGGCTTTATCTGGCTGCACTAAACTGCATCGCTCGGAGGGGGGCTGAAAGGGGGCAGTTTGTGAGACGGACGGAGACGTGCGCGTAAACGAGTGTGTCGCGTCTGGTTTGGAAAATGCACTCGATTCGccaaaaaaaggaaggaaaaggaaaaaagctgcACGCAGTCGCGAGACATCGCAACGCGCTCGGTTTATTTGCAgttgaataataattttggCAGTGGAGTGGTTCGCGGACGCCAGCGCGCATGCGCGGAGCGTGTAAACTTCCTGCCGCTGGAGCCAGTGTTGTTCGCTGAGAGCCCCGTCAGACTAACGGGAACCACAACTGgcgtgttttttttccctttttaaatcCGTATTTTTAATCTATATGGCATGGTGGACAAAAGTCTTACTCGACTGTCTTAACTCCGGGGGGGCAGGCATTGATTAAGAGGCGCTAACGTTGGCTAACTAAGCGACTGTCAAGCACCTTCATTGTAAACAAATGCGTAGCGTTAACTCCAAGGCAGTTATTCTAGGCGCATTAAGCATGGCATTGCTGAAGGAAGGCGAGATATTTAAATTGGTCTTTATTTCTTCTCAATACAGTTCCCAAACTGCTGGTAGACCTTCATGTGAAGTTGTTGAGGAAAATAGGCAAGTCTGTTTCTGCAGACAGGTGGGAGAAGTATCTTGTAAAGGTAAGGCAGTTATTTGaatgattttttatatatatatatatatatatatatatatatatatatatatatatatatatatatatatatataaaaattaaaaacatgcaatgcATTTTTGTGGATGGATTCTTAATAAATTTTtgttgcaaaataaatattgattgTATTGATATGCACAGTTTTTGGATATTTTGCTTGACTTGAGTCAGGAAGTTGTAACATCTACAAAAGTAGATGTGATTATATGAATTAGATGAAGTAGATGCTGAATGCTATAATATTATTACTAGTCGTCACTTAATTGTGTTAATACAGGTATGTCAGGAGTTTAATACCACATGGGCATGGGAGCTGGAAAAAAAGGGCTATTGCGAGATGACACTGGAGTGCAAGACAGGAATCCTTAAGGTGAACTGAAGTGCTTGCATTCACATTTCTAGctttaactgtttttgtgtgtgtgtgtgtctcactggtATCATTTAAAGAAAGATTCATATGTGACTTCTAAGTCCAGTTtggaaagtgtatgtgtgtggtgtctctgtGGGGGAAGGCGTTCTATTGCATGTCTATAGCAAAATAATGTATAGAAGAGGTACTTGTATGTACATTGTACAGTGCTTGTTATAATGATGTATAGGGTGTCACAAGACAGCAGGGAAGAATTTCAtagctgtatttatttatacaagtttatttttatttactatatttatatagtagagaaaaccacttttttttttttctatttcacgTATTTATTGTTAGAATTTAAGTGAGTTGCTTTATTTCTCCAGTACTTATGTGAATGCCAGTTTGATGACAATGTCAAGTTCAAGACTGCCATCAATGAAGAAGACCCAGATAAAATGCGCTTGCAGCCCATTGGCAGAGACAAAGATGGTCTCATGTACTGGTTCCAGTTGGACCAGGACCACAATGTGAGGGTCTATGTGGAGGAGCAGGACGACCTTGATGGATCATCCTGGAAATGCATTGTGAGGTAAGCGTGACATGCTGGGATTGAGCCTGTTATTTTGAAAGGTTAATTAATTGATGGTAATTCATCTCTGAACCTTCACAATATCCACATTTAGTTATAGTGGCTCTAATAcatatgcaaaaatgtaaattctctTTTTAAAGAGGTAATTCACATTTATCTGCCTTATTACTCATATATTTTATGAACGGCAATATTGGAATATTaatgtgaatgcaaatgtgacCCAGTCTGTATGCCAGTCCCAGGGAAATGCATTGAATATAATTGGAGACTGGATTATTTTTCTTCCACTTGGATGGGTATtggactgtaatatgaacacaCTGCTTGAGTCGTGTAAATTTTATGCAGAAATCGGGACGATTTGGCTCAGATCCTCGGACTGCTGAAGACTCAGATTGATCCTGCACTGCTGGTGAAGAAGGATCAGGAGGAAGGCTCATCTAGTAACAGTCCAAGCCcagaggatgaggagaacaaaaagaaagaagataATGGTAGGGTGTTCTGAAGCTGTGGAGTTTACATGCCTGGGAGGGGTTAGCCTAGTGTGGATGATGTGGTCTGATCTACTTGAATATAATAGAGTTAAATGTACCTTTAATATTTGTCAGGATGCGTGTAATGTTTCAACCCTTCTCGAGTGCTTtaagtgattttcttttttaatttttaggaGAGGtcaagaaagaaaatgatgTGGATGAAGAGAATCCAAAAGATGGATGTACTCTCTCCCCTAAGATGGAAAAAGAAggtacattttcacaaaatgatCATTTGAAACAAGAGACCGCAgaggaaaaagaacagaaagacaacCAAGACACTAAAGAGGGGCTCAGACTTCAGCATGAAAAGCCTGGAAATGATGCAGTCATTACCCACGTGGTCAAAAAGGAGTCTGTGGAGGAAGCACTCAAAACCTCATCAGATTCACACTCGGAAAAAGGCTGTGGTCAGCTTCCTCCAGAACAAACAGAGGAGTTGAAGAAGAGGCCTGCGAATGAAGTACACAGAGTAATGAAAAATGATCAACAGGCAAAGATCCCCTTGAAAAAGAGGGAGATGAAACTGAGTGAGGACTTTGACAGCACCCCTAGTGGTGGCTGCGTTATTGTGCATAACCCAGTTGTGAAAGAACTGCAGGCAGCCAGTGGGGAGAATGGGTGGGACAGTGATAAACTCAATGGCGATGTCTCACATACAGCAGTGGAGGGTGAAAGACGCAACATCTCTGCGCTAAAGCAGGAAGAACCGGTGCCGGCTCTCTTGGTAACTCGGGTGGATACCTGTGGAACAGAGGACCTTCCTGACACAGCAAAACCAAAGGAAAAGGATCAGGAGAAGCAACAGAAAGAGGAGGATATTGCGACCAATAAGACGCAGACCAGTGTGGAAGAGCCCATGGAAGTGGACAAATGCAAGGAATCTGATTCCAACGGGGAATCCACAGTCATGAAAGAGGATCAAAAAGCTTCACCAAAGCAACTCACTCCGTTAACTGAAAAGTCATCTGAAGCTGAAGGGATGCTTTTGCCAACTGGTGTGGAAAAGGCTGATGAGTCATCACATATAGGTACTGCAGCAGAACATTCAGAACATCCCACCATGGAAAAGCCTGAGGAacctgttgccatggagaccacAGAACATTTAGAACCTCCTGCCAAGGGTAAGTCTGAGGAACCAGGTTCTGTGGAGACCACAGAACATTCAGAACCTCCTACCAAGGGAAGGCCTGAGGAGGCTGCTGCCATGGAGACCAAAGAGCATTCAGAACCTCCCACCAAGGAAGAGCCTGAAGAACCTGGTGCCATGGAGACCACAGAACAATCTGAACCTGAGAAAAAAGAGAGTTCAGTGATTTTAAAGGAGAATCTGCCTTGTCCAAAAGACACGGGAGATGTGGTGGAAAACAAactcaaagaaacaaaagaccTGCCAGACcagacaaatgaaacaaatgctCTAATGTTAGAAAAGAAAGCAGGCGCTTATAATGAAGCAGTGACATCACCTGCTCCAATGGAGATTCAGAGGGCCACATCTTTGGAAGAAAAGTCCCAAGCCTGTATGAAACAGAAGTCCTCCACACAAGAAGAGGTTGAGAAATCTGTTGTTAACAATGAGATTGAGAAAGGGTTTGCTCTCCAAGACAGCGCAACACCCTCTGCTtcggaagaaaacaaaacagaccgTCGTACTGTTGATGAAATTTCGTCTTCTGTAGTAACGGTCTGTGCTTCAAGGGAGGACTTCAAAGAGCCTGAACTCCCTTTGGAATCCCCTAAACAGACTGAAAAGCACCAGGGTCCTACAGATGATAAACTCACAGAGGAAAGCAAAGAATCCACTGCTTTAATGGAAGACAAAGCATTCCCTGAGGATGCAGACATTTCTAATGAGAAGTCATCTTCCCCAAAAGTAAATGAAGCCCCTAATGACTCTGAAAAAACAACTGTTTGTGAAGAGACAAATAATGACCCCACAATAAAACAACCTTTGAAATCACTTAACAATCAGATAACGGTCACAGCAGAAGGAGATAAAATCTCCAAAGTAACTGTGTCGGTAGCTACCCTGGAAGAATTGGCAGATGAAGAAGCATCTAAAGATGTCCTTAAAGAGACAGTGAAGTCTCCCTCCCCTGAAAAATCCCAAGTAGATACTCATAAGGAAGCAGAAGGTAATGAAGATGACACAATCAAGATGACTTCAGAGTGCACAAAAACTGAAGAAATACGCTCAACTAGTGTTGAGGGCTCAGGACAGAAGGTAGACGATTGTTCATCTGACATCACTTCAGCAGCATGTGATGCTCGATCCCGGACTGAGGCTCTCGGCAAGCAGGATCGGCTAGATCAGTCTACAGCCAAGGACGAGCACTCCGAGGAGAGCAGGGTTTCTTTAGAACGTTCAAAACCAGACAGTAGGCTACGGGAGGAGCACCAAAGAGACAGTGAACCGAAAAGTGACTCTGAGAAGGAGACGCATGTCATTGGTGAAGCTCTGGAAGAGAACAAGGCAGGACAGAACCTAGATGGGGAAAAGAATGAGGCAGAGCTGAGTAAGGAGGATGGTGCAGATGGCAGCGTGCCATCTGAGGTGTCACAGGAGGGAATCCGTCTCAAAATCAAGGTTCCAGTGCACAGGCGGAAGGTAGAGCTGCAGCGAGAAGAGAGCAAGGGAGACTCCGAGTCAGAAGCCAGCGAAGGACGGTGTCTGAGAAGGTCGCCGAGGATCTGCAGGCCCACGGCCAAACTGGCAGAGATCCAGGACCGGAAGCTGGAGAGGAAGCATGCCGCATCTTTGGCAGAGAAGGACAAGGATGAACatgaagaaaaagagagcgaggaAAATCCCGTACAGAAAAGACCAAAGGAGAGGAAGACGGACCCAGAAGGCCAAACCAAGCCAAAGGTACGTTTAAATCTGTCCGTctgtacgggtgtgtgtgtttcagtaaaaGCAGGTGTCAGATGTCAGTTTACAGAAGACGATGGGGCTCTTGAGAACGTCTTGAAACTACGATTTTGAATCCAAACTGTGAAACAGGGGAGACGCCGCCGGCGGACGCGATGGTCCAGCACCCGCTCCCGGCGTAAAAAGAAAGGCTcggatgacgacgacgacgacatGACTTCAAGCGAGGAGGAAGAGACCGAAGAAGATGACAGTGATGAAGATTACAAGGTGGAGAAGGccagaaagaggaggaggaaccgCAACAGGGAGCGGAACAGCTCGGACTCTTCTACCTCGTCAGAAGATGACCTCCCAAACGATGACCCCTGCAAACACTGCGGCCTGCCCAACCATCCAGAGCTAGTGCGTTTTCAAGCATTTGACTTTGTATGGGCTTTTGGAAATTTCACACCTGTTCCAATTTAGTGTTGCTAACGTGTACCTATCGTTTACTTTTCAGATTCTGCTCTGTGACTCGTGCGACAGCGGCTATCACACGGCTTGTCTGCGGCCTCCCCTCATGATCATCCCCGATGGCGAGTGGTTTTGTCCACCCTGCCAGCATGTAAGTAGAACACCTGGACAGCATTTGGGAACCGAGACGTGATTCTCTCGAGTCCTGACGGATCATTCCGGTCTTCTCACagaaactgctttgtgacaagtTAGAAGAACAGCTACAAAATCTAGATGCAGCACTTAAAAAGAAGGAACGTGCAGAGCGAAGGTAAACAATTATCATCTTGTTCTAGAAAATGCACCGTAAGGAGGGGAACACTTAAGGCAGAAAGGATACCAAAACTCAGCACAGACCAAAAGTGTTCAGAATGTAGCCACCATATTTGCTATGTTTAATTGGGATTTGATGGCTCTAACATGTACAGTACTGTTAATGGGTTGTTTTCTGAAACGTTTCTGACCTGAAGTAGTAAATGTTGTTTAAATGTCCACAGGAAAGAGCGTCTGGTGTACGTCGGGATTAGTGTTGAGAACATAATTGCACCTTCTGTAAGAACctattgtcattttcttttggGTTTGGATGACATAAATAGATACCAAAGCAGCAAAAAtagcttttgtttcttttccttgtGTTTTGCTTCGTTTGAGTACAACACCCAGAAGATTTAAGATGAtctaaaaatgtctaaaaatgtcTAAGGTTGAGGTagaggaggaaaaagaggaggaagaggaagaaaaggtagtaaaagaaaagaaagaggtcAAGAGAACCAAGCGCTGGGGCCGAAGGTCAACAAGGGCAAAGAAATACATCAGCTACAGGTAGAACTTGGATCTCCTTCCATTTGACGCATTTCTTGCTTCTGTGGACCTCGTGAAGCCATTTGTATCgatgttgctgctgttttgccCCCCTTTGTTTGCTTCAGGTTTGATGAGTTTGACGAAGCTATTGAGGAAGCAATTGAAGAGGATATAAAGGAGGCGGAGGGCGGAGGTAATGGGCAAGTGTTTGAGGTGTCGCCCTGTTCGTCGCTTTTGGGGCGATGGGCAACGCTGGCGAGGGTTTGTGTGACGGGAGTCTCGTTGCCTCTCCCTGAAGGAGCGGGCCGGGGGAAGGACATGGCCAATATCACGGGCCACAGAGGAAAGGACATGTCCACCATCCTACAGGAGGACGGGAAGGAAAACGGCCGGCTCCAGCGGCCCAGCGCAGGGCCGCGCAGGAAACGGCGGCGCCGCCTCAACGACCTGGACAGCGACAGCAccgtggaggaagaggagagcgAGGAAGAGTTCCGCATCAGCGATAGGTACCACAGACGGCCCCAAGGCACTTAAAACCCCCTCGTTCTGTAGtacaacacacccacaaaggACACACTCCGTAGTTCGAATTGCATATTGATCTCTCAAACACAATCTCGAAGAAGCGTGTTACCGTAACGTGCCGCTTTGTTCTACGAGCGTTCACCCGCGTCGTCTTGTGTCTAACTGACTGCAGCAGTGAAGAGGAGGAGTTTGTGGCGTCGGATAACGACGCAGAGAGTGACGCCGAGGCGCAGTGCTTGGACGACAGTGATTTCGGCAGCGACGGCTGCGGCACCGTCGAGGCCTTTGCGTCCAGGCGGAGGGCGCCGCCACGGAGACGGAACAGACTGCCTCACAGGCGACGCAGACCCAGAGGTTACTCCGACGACGAAGAGCTGGAGGAaaccgaggaggaggaggaagaattGGGTAATGAATGCTCTCTGTCTGAGCGTTCCTCTGACATTTGTCTTTAACTGGTGCCAATAAATGATTCggttaatattttataattgaatattaaatatgtgaAGTATTTTatactttgttgttgttgatgcaaataataattctaatttGTATATAGCGGCTTGATATTTAAGCCAGTCTTATGgtgtatacaaataaaaaatagtgTACAAGACATTGTAAACATGAAATGAGAAGACTTTTAGACTTTTAAttataaatactaaaataaaataaaagcctcCATTTTCCTTGTGTTCTAACTAACTTTCAGAACGTTGTGTAAGCTGGCAATTTATGACCTTTAATCTGACAAATCTCACATACCTAGATATCTGCCTACTTGTAGGTGCTAAGAAGATGAATGCTTTAAAAAGCTTTAATCGGGTGGCTGTTTGTCATTGCGTTGAGTGCTGCTTTGCtaattgattgtgtgtgtgtttagtgaccGAGGGCTCCAGTGATTTCAACGACAGTGACCTGGACATGCGTAGGCGGCGTTCCCACCGGAGCCGGAAGAAGCAGGTGAACTACTGCGAGACCTCAGATTCCGACGGTTCGCAGGCCAGCGGCAACAAGGACAAGCCAAAGAACCGCAGGCGTCTGTCCAGCTCGGAGAGCGATGGTCAGCCTCACCCAAAAACCAGACACACCCATATACTCTTcttccacattctacaaaataaaaacaataattataaaagcattattgcaagatttatttttacatgcccacatgaatgaagtaaagAATATTTAGcaatttactgtattttaatctaagagtggttttaaaaaaaagtaaaataactgaatacaCAAAAAGGAGAAATGGCTGATATCAGTTTTTCTGTTGTACGGGCTGACTTGTTAACATGTAATATTTGCAGTGTTATTTAACACCATAAGCCTAGTTTTTTCTGATAGAGTAAGTAATTCAGATGTCTTTCGCTGATTGGACTGAGAATGGTAATGTGCGTGTGCACGGACGTGAATTTGCAGCGAGCTTCCATTCAGCGGACTCTGATGAGGAAGAGCGGAAGGGTATGAAGCGGCGGGCCGAGTCGTCGGGGGAGGAGTCTCACAAGCGACGCCGGCGCCTGTCCCTCAAGCGCAGGCGTGAGTCTGaggatgacgacgacgacgacgactcGGAcgagtcagaggaagaggacCGGCCGGTGCGCAAGCGTGTTAACCGCATCGATTCTGATGAcagtgaggaagaagaagaggaggaggaggaggaggaggaggagaagaagagcgTGGAGAAGGAGGCCGAGGACGTTCTGGGGAAGGGCGTTGGTTCTCTGGACTACAATCTGGTGGAGCTCCCGCCTACCAACG from Electrophorus electricus isolate fEleEle1 chromosome 17, fEleEle1.pri, whole genome shotgun sequence carries:
- the rsf1b.1 gene encoding remodeling and spacing factor 1; its protein translation is MAASAAAARSAPGLCPAFAVVCSFLERYGALLDLPELSIPQLERYLQETAAVPKLLVDLHVKLLRKIGKSVSADRWEKYLVKVCQEFNTTWAWELEKKGYCEMTLECKTGILKYLCECQFDDNVKFKTAINEEDPDKMRLQPIGRDKDGLMYWFQLDQDHNVRVYVEEQDDLDGSSWKCIVRNRDDLAQILGLLKTQIDPALLVKKDQEEGSSSNSPSPEDEENKKKEDNGEVKKENDVDEENPKDGCTLSPKMEKEGTFSQNDHLKQETAEEKEQKDNQDTKEGLRLQHEKPGNDAVITHVVKKESVEEALKTSSDSHSEKGCGQLPPEQTEELKKRPANEVHRVMKNDQQAKIPLKKREMKLSEDFDSTPSGGCVIVHNPVVKELQAASGENGWDSDKLNGDVSHTAVEGERRNISALKQEEPVPALLVTRVDTCGTEDLPDTAKPKEKDQEKQQKEEDIATNKTQTSVEEPMEVDKCKESDSNGESTVMKEDQKASPKQLTPLTEKSSEAEGMLLPTGVEKADESSHIGTAAEHSEHPTMEKPEEPVAMETTEHLEPPAKGKSEEPGSVETTEHSEPPTKGRPEEAAAMETKEHSEPPTKEEPEEPGAMETTEQSEPEKKESSVILKENLPCPKDTGDVVENKLKETKDLPDQTNETNALMLEKKAGAYNEAVTSPAPMEIQRATSLEEKSQACMKQKSSTQEEVEKSVVNNEIEKGFALQDSATPSASEENKTDRRTVDEISSSVVTVCASREDFKEPELPLESPKQTEKHQGPTDDKLTEESKESTALMEDKAFPEDADISNEKSSSPKVNEAPNDSEKTTVCEETNNDPTIKQPLKSLNNQITVTAEGDKISKVTVSVATLEELADEEASKDVLKETVKSPSPEKSQVDTHKEAEGNEDDTIKMTSECTKTEEIRSTSVEGSGQKVDDCSSDITSAACDARSRTEALGKQDRLDQSTAKDEHSEESRVSLERSKPDSRLREEHQRDSEPKSDSEKETHVIGEALEENKAGQNLDGEKNEAELSKEDGADGSVPSEVSQEGIRLKIKVPVHRRKVELQREESKGDSESEASEGRCLRRSPRICRPTAKLAEIQDRKLERKHAASLAEKDKDEHEEKESEENPVQKRPKERKTDPEGQTKPKGRRRRRTRWSSTRSRRKKKGSDDDDDDMTSSEEEETEEDDSDEDYKVEKARKRRRNRNRERNSSDSSTSSEDDLPNDDPCKHCGLPNHPELILLCDSCDSGYHTACLRPPLMIIPDGEWFCPPCQHKLLCDKLEEQLQNLDAALKKKERAERRKERLVYVGISVENIIAPSVEVEEEKEEEEEEKVVKEKKEVKRTKRWGRRSTRAKKYISYRFDEFDEAIEEAIEEDIKEAEGGGAGRGKDMANITGHRGKDMSTILQEDGKENGRLQRPSAGPRRKRRRRLNDLDSDSTVEEEESEEEFRISDSSEEEEFVASDNDAESDAEAQCLDDSDFGSDGCGTVEAFASRRRAPPRRRNRLPHRRRRPRGYSDDEELEETEEEEEELVTEGSSDFNDSDLDMRRRRSHRSRKKQVNYCETSDSDGSQASGNKDKPKNRRRLSSSESDASFHSADSDEEERKGMKRRAESSGEESHKRRRRLSLKRRRESEDDDDDDDSDESEEEDRPVRKRVNRIDSDDSEEEEEEEEEEEEEKKSVEKEAEDVLGKGVGSLDYNLVELPPTNGQSPMKGLEGFISRPPVGVTAPALMGHMGLKNSGGPPALAMAANGLVPQEMAPQDEDEDDLLGVTDLVDYVCNSEQL